In a single window of the Nitrospirota bacterium genome:
- a CDS encoding TlpA disulfide reductase family protein gives MKKVTILILLNIVFISHAYAGEGVKVGAPPPTFVMLDENNKNIDIATLIDRPTIMYFTHNACFYCTQIIVYLKRAQAQFGEKGLRIIGINVMAKDQKLIRAYKEALGFTFPMFAGNREDVLRAYKINYVPVLVFVDVKKITRKVVGHYVHEDELHRNIREIMGKPR, from the coding sequence ATGAAAAAGGTAACCATACTAATTCTGTTAAACATTGTATTTATATCTCATGCATACGCAGGAGAAGGTGTGAAGGTTGGCGCACCACCACCTACATTCGTAATGCTGGATGAGAATAATAAGAATATTGATATAGCCACCCTTATAGACAGACCGACAATTATGTATTTTACACACAATGCTTGTTTCTACTGCACACAGATAATAGTCTATTTAAAAAGGGCACAGGCGCAATTCGGGGAAAAGGGTCTCCGCATTATCGGCATTAATGTTATGGCTAAAGACCAGAAGCTTATAAGGGCTTACAAAGAGGCACTTGGCTTTACCTTTCCCATGTTTGCCGGCAACAGGGAGGATGTGCTCAGGGCATATAAGATAAATTATGTCCCTGTGCTTGTGTTTGTAGATGTAAAAAAAATCACAAGAAAGGTGGTGGGACACTATGTACA